In one window of Streptomyces roseofulvus DNA:
- a CDS encoding BTAD domain-containing putative transcriptional regulator produces MRFGVLGPLAVWTDDGAEVTVPEAKVRALLACLLTHRGEVVPADRLVDEVWPHDPPARPAGVLQNKVWRLRRALEEAEPGARRLLVSRPPGYALEAPPAGVDADRFLDLAERAGAAADPAVRAGLLGDALAEWRGPALADFADEEFARVAAARLEERRLSVLEERAEARLALGLHVEVADELAGPVALHPLRERLRAVHLRALYLSGRQSEALTGYEEVRTRLAEDLGVDPGPELAALHRAILTHSADLTPAPTRAPATAPPQAPEAPAALPVPGPAVPAALTGLIGRAAAVEELGALLRTGRLVTLTGSGGVGKTRLALAAAAHVAGEFPGGVRLVELAALDRAGDGRRRDTASAEVREAVGRAAGVRDDVPPAPGTDPLPLVDRVARALGDAPVLLVLDNCEHVVEPVAALAARLLAAAPALRILATSQVPLGLTGEHLHEVPPLPRPEPGETLDPDDPGRFGAVELFVARATAAAPGFTLDAATADAVAAICRRLDGIPLALEMAATRVRALGVREVAARLDDRFRLLAVGARDAPARQRTLRSVLDWSWDLLGPGERAVLRRLAVHADGCTLDAAEEVSAGVPGREPDPADVLDLLARLVDASLVVAAPPGPDGAVRYRLLESVAAYGEERLREAGETEAVRAAHRAHYLRLAERAEPLLRGAEQGYWLRRLDEETANLRGALDSAVSAGEAETALRLATSLCWYWRLRGRGAEAERSLSAALAVPGPAPAALVARATAWLGGVRLASGGSADPVADHRSALRAHEHVRDPLEQARAAWFLGSHLYGIGDATASAALVDGALARFEELGDPWGTAAALATRSFHAKLRGDFPALLRDGERSLELFRGLGDEWGQLQAMVPLQTWAEIVGEYAYAGELHRICLDIAERLDLPREVSFQLSGLGRIALLTREYGRAREFHERARRIAVEQTDSFGEQYAEIGLGMGARREGDLDAAEAHMRNVLDTHRRMGYEPGMPALILAELGFAAELRGDADRALELQGSGLAAARATGDPRALALGLEGLAGAVSLAGDPARAARLLGAAAATRAGVGVPLPEGEHDDVVRITARTRAALGAEAYEAEYARGAATPGEAG; encoded by the coding sequence ATGCGTTTCGGAGTACTGGGGCCGCTGGCCGTGTGGACGGACGACGGGGCCGAGGTCACCGTCCCCGAGGCGAAGGTCCGCGCCCTGCTCGCCTGCCTCCTGACGCACCGTGGGGAGGTCGTGCCCGCCGACCGCCTGGTCGACGAGGTGTGGCCGCACGACCCGCCGGCCCGGCCCGCCGGCGTCCTCCAGAACAAGGTGTGGCGCCTGCGCCGGGCCCTGGAGGAGGCCGAGCCCGGCGCCCGGCGCCTGCTCGTCTCCCGCCCGCCCGGCTACGCCCTCGAAGCGCCGCCCGCCGGCGTGGACGCCGACCGCTTCCTCGACCTCGCCGAGCGGGCCGGGGCCGCGGCCGACCCCGCCGTCCGCGCCGGACTCCTCGGCGACGCGCTCGCCGAGTGGCGCGGCCCCGCCCTCGCGGACTTCGCCGACGAGGAGTTCGCCCGCGTCGCCGCCGCCCGCCTGGAGGAGCGGCGGCTCTCCGTCCTGGAGGAGCGCGCCGAGGCGCGCCTGGCCCTCGGCCTGCACGTCGAGGTCGCCGACGAACTCGCCGGTCCGGTCGCGCTCCACCCGCTCCGGGAGCGGCTGCGCGCCGTCCACCTGCGCGCCCTCTACCTCTCCGGCCGCCAGAGCGAGGCGCTGACCGGGTACGAGGAGGTACGCACCCGGCTCGCGGAGGACCTGGGCGTGGACCCCGGCCCCGAACTCGCCGCCCTGCACCGGGCGATCCTCACCCACTCCGCCGACCTGACCCCCGCGCCGACCCGCGCCCCCGCCACCGCCCCGCCCCAGGCGCCCGAGGCCCCCGCCGCCCTCCCCGTCCCCGGCCCGGCCGTTCCCGCCGCGCTCACCGGTCTCATCGGCCGCGCCGCCGCCGTCGAGGAGCTCGGGGCCCTGCTCCGTACCGGCCGGCTGGTCACCCTCACCGGCTCCGGCGGGGTCGGCAAGACCCGGCTCGCCCTCGCGGCCGCCGCCCACGTGGCGGGGGAGTTCCCCGGCGGGGTGCGGCTCGTGGAGCTCGCCGCCCTCGACCGCGCCGGGGACGGGCGCCGCCGCGACACCGCCTCCGCCGAGGTCCGGGAGGCCGTCGGCCGCGCCGCCGGAGTCCGCGACGACGTGCCGCCCGCCCCGGGCACCGACCCGCTCCCGCTGGTCGACCGCGTCGCCCGCGCTCTCGGCGACGCCCCCGTCCTCCTCGTCCTCGACAACTGCGAGCACGTCGTCGAGCCCGTCGCCGCGCTGGCCGCCCGCCTCCTCGCCGCCGCGCCCGCGCTGCGGATCCTCGCCACCAGCCAGGTCCCGCTCGGCCTCACCGGCGAGCACCTGCACGAGGTCCCGCCGCTGCCCCGCCCCGAGCCGGGGGAGACCCTGGACCCCGACGACCCGGGCCGGTTCGGCGCGGTGGAGCTCTTCGTCGCCCGGGCCACCGCCGCCGCGCCCGGCTTCACCCTGGACGCGGCCACGGCCGACGCCGTCGCGGCGATCTGCCGTCGGCTCGACGGCATCCCGCTCGCCCTGGAGATGGCCGCCACGCGCGTGCGTGCCCTCGGCGTCCGGGAGGTCGCGGCGCGCCTCGACGACCGCTTCCGGCTGCTCGCGGTCGGCGCCCGGGACGCCCCCGCCCGCCAGCGCACCCTCCGCTCGGTCCTCGACTGGAGCTGGGACCTGCTCGGGCCGGGCGAGCGGGCCGTCCTGCGGCGCCTCGCCGTGCACGCCGACGGCTGCACCCTCGACGCCGCCGAGGAGGTGTCGGCCGGCGTGCCCGGCCGGGAGCCCGACCCCGCCGACGTCCTCGACCTCCTGGCCCGGCTCGTCGACGCCTCCCTCGTCGTCGCGGCGCCCCCCGGCCCGGACGGCGCCGTCCGCTACCGCCTCCTCGAATCGGTGGCCGCCTACGGCGAGGAGCGGCTGCGGGAGGCCGGCGAGACGGAGGCCGTACGCGCCGCCCACCGCGCCCACTACCTGCGGCTCGCGGAGCGGGCCGAGCCGCTGCTGCGGGGCGCCGAGCAGGGGTACTGGCTCCGCCGCCTCGACGAGGAGACCGCGAACCTGCGCGGCGCCCTCGACTCCGCCGTCTCCGCCGGGGAGGCGGAGACGGCGCTCCGGCTCGCCACCTCGCTCTGCTGGTACTGGCGGCTGCGCGGCAGAGGCGCCGAGGCGGAGCGCTCCCTCTCCGCCGCCCTCGCCGTCCCCGGCCCCGCGCCCGCCGCGCTCGTCGCCCGGGCCACGGCCTGGCTCGGCGGCGTCCGGCTGGCCTCCGGCGGCAGCGCCGACCCGGTCGCCGACCACCGCTCCGCCCTCCGCGCCCACGAGCACGTGCGCGACCCCCTGGAGCAGGCGCGCGCCGCGTGGTTCCTCGGCTCCCACCTCTACGGCATCGGGGACGCCACGGCGAGCGCCGCCCTCGTCGACGGCGCCCTCGCCCGCTTCGAGGAGCTGGGCGACCCATGGGGGACGGCGGCGGCGCTCGCCACCCGCTCCTTCCACGCCAAACTCCGCGGCGACTTCCCGGCGTTGCTCCGCGACGGCGAGCGCAGCCTGGAGCTGTTCCGCGGACTCGGCGACGAATGGGGCCAGTTGCAGGCCATGGTGCCGCTGCAGACGTGGGCGGAGATCGTCGGGGAGTACGCGTACGCCGGCGAACTGCACCGGATCTGCCTGGACATCGCGGAGCGCCTGGATCTGCCCCGGGAGGTGTCGTTCCAGCTCTCCGGCCTGGGCCGGATCGCCCTGCTCACCCGGGAGTACGGGCGGGCGCGGGAGTTCCACGAGCGGGCCCGCCGGATCGCCGTCGAGCAGACCGACAGCTTCGGCGAGCAGTACGCGGAGATCGGCCTCGGCATGGGCGCCCGCCGCGAGGGCGACCTCGACGCCGCCGAGGCCCACATGCGCAACGTCCTCGACACCCACCGGCGGATGGGATACGAACCCGGCATGCCCGCGCTGATCCTGGCCGAGCTGGGCTTCGCGGCCGAACTGCGCGGCGACGCGGACCGGGCCCTGGAGCTCCAGGGCTCGGGTCTCGCCGCCGCCCGCGCGACCGGCGACCCCCGCGCGCTCGCGCTCGGCCTGGAGGGCCTGGCGGGCGCCGTCTCACTCGCCGGAGACCCGGCCCGCGCGGCCCGTCTCCTCGGCGCGGCCGCCGCCACCCGCGCCGGGGTCGGCGTGCCGCTCCCGGAGGGCGAGCACGACGACGTCGTCCGGATCACCGCCCGGACCCGCGCGGCCCTGGGCGCGGAGGCCTACGAGGCGGAGTACGCGCGCGGGGCGGCGACGCCGGGCGAGGCCGGCTAG
- a CDS encoding MFS transporter — protein MSVISPVGAQPLAGRREWAGLAVLALPTLLISLDQSVLFLALPHLVESLRPTGTQSLWIMDAYGFLIAGFLITMGALGNRVGRRRLLLVGAVAVALTSLLAAYATSAEMLIAARALLGVAAATLMPSTLSLINGMFQDPGQRGRAIAVWAGCFMAGTALGPVVGGLLLERFWWGSVFLLGVPVMLVLLVAGPRLLPEYKEPGGGRLDLVSVVLSLAAVLPVIHGLKELARHGWSVVPLLTLAGGVAVGAVFVARQQRIDRPLLALGLLRGRGFTAALAVLLVSMTATAGSYLFVTGYLQLVAGLSPMEAGLWMVPSAVASIVAAQLAPTLARRFPVHLVVAGGLLVAALGYGLLVLVGPAGGMPLLVAGFVAAFLGGGPIGALGTALVVGSAPPERAGSAAALSSVCGDLGAALGVALLGSLGTAVYQGTVAVPEGVSPQLAEAVRNGADTALVAAQGLPPGAAETAGRVLDAAREAYTNGLNAAGAVCAVIAVASAAIAATTLRKASA, from the coding sequence ATGTCCGTCATCTCACCGGTGGGCGCGCAGCCGCTCGCGGGGCGCCGGGAGTGGGCGGGGCTCGCCGTGCTGGCGCTGCCCACGCTGCTCATCTCGCTCGACCAGAGCGTGCTGTTCCTGGCCCTTCCGCACCTCGTGGAGTCGCTCCGGCCGACCGGCACCCAGTCCTTGTGGATCATGGACGCGTACGGGTTCCTCATCGCCGGCTTCCTCATCACGATGGGCGCGCTCGGCAACCGGGTCGGGCGGCGCAGGCTGCTCCTCGTGGGGGCGGTGGCGGTCGCCCTGACCTCGCTGCTCGCGGCGTACGCGACCAGCGCCGAGATGCTGATCGCGGCCCGGGCGCTGCTCGGCGTCGCGGCGGCCACGCTGATGCCGTCGACGCTGTCGCTGATCAACGGCATGTTCCAGGACCCGGGGCAGCGCGGCAGGGCGATCGCCGTGTGGGCGGGCTGCTTCATGGCGGGCACGGCGCTGGGGCCGGTCGTCGGCGGTCTGCTGCTCGAACGCTTCTGGTGGGGCTCGGTGTTCCTGCTCGGTGTGCCCGTGATGCTGGTGCTGCTCGTCGCGGGGCCCCGGCTGCTTCCGGAGTACAAGGAGCCGGGCGGCGGACGGCTGGACCTCGTGAGCGTCGTCCTGTCGCTGGCGGCGGTGCTGCCGGTGATCCACGGGCTGAAGGAGCTGGCCCGGCACGGCTGGTCGGTGGTGCCCCTGCTGACGCTGGCGGGCGGCGTGGCCGTCGGCGCGGTCTTCGTGGCACGGCAGCAGCGGATCGATCGTCCGCTGCTCGCCCTGGGGCTGCTGCGGGGCCGCGGTTTCACGGCGGCGCTGGCCGTCCTGCTGGTCTCGATGACCGCCACCGCGGGCAGCTATCTCTTCGTCACCGGTTACCTCCAGCTGGTCGCCGGCCTGTCGCCGATGGAGGCCGGACTGTGGATGGTGCCGTCGGCGGTCGCGTCGATCGTGGCGGCGCAGCTGGCGCCCACGCTGGCCCGGCGCTTCCCGGTGCACCTGGTGGTCGCGGGCGGTCTGCTGGTGGCGGCGCTGGGCTACGGGCTGCTGGTCCTGGTGGGGCCGGCGGGCGGGATGCCGCTGCTGGTCGCCGGTTTCGTGGCGGCGTTCCTCGGCGGCGGGCCGATCGGCGCGCTGGGCACCGCCCTGGTGGTGGGCTCGGCGCCGCCGGAGCGGGCCGGTTCGGCGGCGGCGCTCTCCTCGGTCTGCGGCGACCTCGGCGCGGCCCTGGGCGTGGCGCTCCTGGGCAGCCTCGGCACGGCCGTCTACCAGGGCACGGTGGCGGTCCCCGAGGGCGTGTCGCCGCAGCTGGCGGAGGCGGTCCGGAACGGCGCGGACACGGCGCTCGTGGCCGCGCAGGGCCTCCCCCCGGGCGCGGCGGAGACGGCCGGACGGGTGCTGGACGCGGCCCGCGAGGCGTACACGAACGGTCTGAACGCGGCCGGCGCGGTCTGCGCGGTGATCGCCGTGGCGTCGGCGGCGATCGCGGCGACGACCCTGCGCAAGGCGTCCGCCTGA
- a CDS encoding DUF5713 family protein: MTIANEKVGEHAFLRGLYEDGYFPDHVVDKGREILLRLCERIEAERPADLPALYRLTHAATEEFNRLEAEFEAAGSEIETVAREEIGEDFWFVATAYGFGDADPEELIATREW, encoded by the coding sequence ATGACGATCGCGAACGAGAAGGTGGGGGAGCACGCGTTCCTGCGCGGCCTGTACGAGGACGGGTACTTCCCCGACCACGTCGTGGACAAGGGCCGCGAGATCCTGCTCCGGCTCTGCGAGCGGATCGAGGCCGAGCGCCCCGCCGACCTGCCGGCGCTGTACCGCCTGACGCACGCGGCGACGGAGGAGTTCAACCGCCTGGAGGCGGAGTTCGAGGCGGCGGGGAGCGAGATCGAGACCGTGGCCCGCGAGGAGATAGGCGAGGACTTCTGGTTCGTCGCGACGGCGTACGGCTTCGGCGACGCGGACCCGGAGGAGCTGATCGCCACCAGGGAGTGGTGA
- a CDS encoding GNAT family N-acetyltransferase, whose amino-acid sequence MNNASPLLDMYDRQLRRAARPDGPGCRVERAGAVVRQTGPAHAWNGVLWSGLDEHTADAAIAAQLAHYRAEGVPFEWKLYGHDGPADLGARLVAAGFTAEEPETLLVAEAGAQGGPVPLPDGVELREVTDAEGVRQVVEVHERAFGTDSSALGRRLLDRLAADPGTVPAVLALADGVPVSAARLELYPDTDFAGLWGGGTVHEWRGRGLYRALVAHRARVAAAHGHRYVQVDAAPTSRPILQRLGFVPLTTTTPYVHA is encoded by the coding sequence ATGAACAACGCATCCCCCCTCCTGGATATGTACGACCGGCAGCTGCGGCGGGCGGCGCGCCCCGACGGACCCGGCTGCCGCGTCGAACGCGCCGGCGCCGTCGTCCGCCAGACCGGCCCCGCCCACGCCTGGAACGGCGTCCTCTGGTCCGGCCTCGACGAGCACACCGCCGACGCGGCCATCGCCGCGCAGCTCGCCCACTACCGCGCCGAGGGCGTCCCCTTCGAATGGAAGCTGTACGGCCACGACGGCCCCGCCGACCTCGGCGCCCGGCTCGTCGCCGCCGGCTTCACCGCCGAGGAACCGGAGACCCTGCTGGTCGCGGAGGCCGGCGCCCAGGGCGGTCCGGTGCCGCTGCCGGACGGCGTCGAACTCCGCGAGGTCACCGACGCGGAGGGCGTGCGGCAGGTCGTCGAGGTCCACGAACGGGCCTTCGGCACCGACAGCTCCGCCCTCGGCCGCCGCCTCCTCGACCGGCTGGCCGCCGACCCCGGCACCGTCCCCGCCGTCCTCGCCCTCGCGGACGGGGTCCCCGTCAGCGCGGCCCGCCTGGAGCTCTACCCGGACACCGACTTCGCCGGACTCTGGGGCGGCGGCACCGTCCACGAGTGGCGCGGCCGCGGCCTCTACCGCGCGCTCGTCGCGCACCGCGCCCGTGTCGCGGCCGCCCACGGCCACCGGTACGTCCAGGTCGACGCGGCCCCCACCAGCCGCCCCATCCTCCAGCGCCTCGGCTTCGTGCCGCTCACCACGACCACGCCGTACGTGCACGCCTGA
- a CDS encoding cupin domain-containing protein — MGAAGGLVVPPGHGRTLTTAAQHVTFKVTGEHSRTASTFEVVVPPGFDVGAHAHGHSEELFYLLEGELDVLAFEPLVRTRDSWREWESASGQRAVRATPGTLILVPPGCPHAFANPTGAPARMLFQASPPPDHERYFEELMEILAEAGDGGEVDHAAIERLRVRYDIDQITPLRHDAGA; from the coding sequence ATCGGCGCCGCCGGCGGGCTCGTCGTCCCGCCCGGCCACGGCCGCACCCTGACGACCGCCGCGCAGCACGTCACCTTCAAGGTGACCGGCGAACACTCCCGTACGGCCTCCACCTTCGAGGTCGTCGTCCCACCCGGCTTCGACGTCGGCGCCCACGCCCACGGGCACAGCGAGGAGCTGTTCTACCTCCTCGAAGGCGAGCTCGACGTCCTCGCCTTCGAACCGCTCGTCCGCACCCGCGACAGCTGGCGGGAGTGGGAGTCCGCCTCCGGACAGCGCGCGGTGCGGGCCACCCCCGGCACCCTCATCCTGGTGCCGCCCGGCTGCCCGCACGCCTTCGCCAACCCCACCGGCGCCCCGGCCCGGATGCTCTTCCAGGCGTCGCCGCCGCCCGACCACGAGCGGTACTTCGAGGAGCTGATGGAGATTCTCGCGGAGGCCGGGGACGGCGGCGAGGTCGACCACGCCGCCATCGAACGGCTCCGCGTCCGGTACGACATCGACCAGATCACCCCGCTCCGGCACGACGCCGGCGCCTGA
- a CDS encoding cytochrome P450 yields the protein MTTTAPGTADTPEVHFWAVPDLTGLDFDPMLAKLLHEDPVTRVRLPHGEGHAWLVTRYEDVKFVSVDPRFSRQAVWGRSITRLAPHFIPMEGAVGFADPPDHTRMRRVVARAFSARALRSLRDHAQEVMDGLLDRMAERGAPADLMESVNRPFPLAMVSELMGVPEADRPLMAQWSDTIISAGAGREASERAKAEMGAYFTELIGRRHGTDSDQLAAVLADAVDDGTLTEHEAVGLAVLIQIGGAHAVRNNSANMVYALLTHPEHLARLRAEPELIPQAVDELLRYIPHRNAVGLSRIATEDVEVGGVRIPAGDPVYVSYLTANRDPEVFAEPERLDFDRGHNPHVAFGHGPHYCPGSALARIESEILLASLWTRFPTLRLAVPEEALRWQRGALIRGPETLPVTW from the coding sequence GTGACCACCACCGCCCCCGGGACCGCCGACACCCCCGAGGTCCACTTCTGGGCCGTGCCCGACCTCACCGGCCTCGACTTCGACCCGATGCTCGCCAAGCTCCTCCACGAGGACCCGGTCACCCGCGTCCGGCTCCCGCACGGCGAGGGCCACGCCTGGCTCGTCACCCGCTACGAGGACGTCAAGTTCGTCTCCGTGGACCCCCGGTTCAGCCGCCAGGCGGTCTGGGGCCGGTCCATCACCCGGCTCGCCCCCCACTTCATCCCGATGGAGGGCGCCGTCGGCTTCGCCGACCCGCCGGACCACACCCGGATGCGCCGCGTCGTCGCCCGCGCCTTCAGCGCCCGCGCCCTGCGCTCGCTGCGCGACCACGCGCAGGAGGTCATGGACGGACTCCTCGACCGGATGGCGGAGCGGGGCGCGCCCGCCGACCTCATGGAGTCGGTCAACCGGCCCTTCCCGCTCGCCATGGTCAGCGAGCTGATGGGCGTCCCCGAGGCCGACCGGCCGCTCATGGCCCAGTGGTCCGACACCATCATCTCCGCCGGCGCGGGCCGCGAGGCCAGCGAGCGGGCCAAGGCCGAGATGGGCGCCTACTTCACCGAGCTCATCGGCCGCCGCCACGGGACCGACAGCGACCAGCTCGCCGCCGTGCTCGCCGACGCCGTCGACGACGGGACCCTCACCGAGCACGAGGCCGTCGGACTCGCCGTCCTCATCCAGATCGGCGGCGCCCACGCCGTCCGCAACAACAGCGCCAACATGGTCTACGCGCTGCTCACCCACCCCGAGCACCTCGCCCGGCTGCGTGCCGAACCCGAGCTGATCCCGCAGGCCGTCGACGAACTGCTGCGGTACATCCCGCACCGCAACGCCGTCGGCCTCTCCCGGATCGCCACCGAGGACGTCGAGGTCGGCGGGGTCCGCATCCCGGCCGGGGACCCCGTCTACGTCTCGTACCTCACCGCCAACCGCGACCCGGAGGTCTTCGCCGAGCCCGAACGGCTCGACTTCGACCGCGGCCACAACCCGCACGTCGCCTTCGGCCACGGGCCGCACTACTGCCCGGGTTCCGCCCTCGCCCGCATCGAGTCCGAGATCCTCCTCGCCTCCCTGTGGACCCGCTTCCCGACGCTGCGGCTCGCCGTCCCCGAGGAGGCCCTCCGCTGGCAGCGCGGCGCCCTCATCCGGGGTCCCGAGACCCTTCCCGTGACCTGGTGA
- the paaK gene encoding phenylacetate--CoA ligase PaaK yields the protein MKELLDGGERLGREELAALQLERLRSTLRHAYAHVDFHRRAFDAAGVHPDDCRSLADLARFPFTTKADLRDHYPFGMFAVDRSRVRRVHASSGTTGLPTVVGYTEGDLEVWADVVARSLRAAGARPGDRVHVAYGYGLFTGGLGAHYGAERLGCTVIPASGGMTARQVRLIQDFEPEIIMVTPSYMLTLLDEFERQGVDPRSTSLRVGVFGAEPWSEAMRAEIEERFAIDAVDIYGLSEVMGPGVAQECVETKDGLHIWEDHFYPEVVDPITGEVLPDGEEGELVFTSLTKEAMPVVRYRTRDLTRLLPGTARPAFRRMEKVTGRSDDMIILRGVNLFPTQIEEIVLRTPAVAPHFQLRLTREGRLDALTVRAEARAGATPEDRAEAARAIERAVKDGIGVSVAVEVVDPETLERSVGKIKRIVDLREK from the coding sequence ATGAAGGAACTGCTGGACGGCGGCGAACGGCTCGGGCGCGAGGAGCTGGCGGCGCTCCAGCTGGAGCGGCTGCGGAGCACCCTGCGGCACGCGTACGCGCACGTGGACTTCCACCGGCGTGCCTTCGACGCGGCCGGGGTGCACCCGGACGACTGCCGCTCCCTCGCCGACCTGGCCCGCTTCCCCTTCACCACCAAGGCGGACCTGCGCGACCACTATCCGTTCGGCATGTTCGCCGTCGACCGGTCGCGGGTCCGCCGCGTCCACGCCTCCAGCGGCACCACCGGTCTGCCGACGGTCGTCGGGTACACGGAGGGTGACCTGGAGGTGTGGGCCGACGTGGTGGCGCGCTCGCTGCGCGCGGCCGGCGCCCGGCCGGGCGACCGGGTGCACGTGGCCTACGGCTACGGCCTGTTCACCGGCGGACTCGGGGCGCACTACGGCGCCGAGCGGCTCGGCTGCACGGTGATCCCGGCCTCGGGCGGCATGACCGCCCGTCAGGTGCGGTTGATCCAGGACTTCGAGCCCGAGATCATCATGGTGACGCCCAGTTACATGCTGACGCTGCTCGACGAGTTCGAGCGGCAGGGTGTGGACCCGCGCTCGACCTCCCTCCGGGTGGGCGTCTTCGGGGCGGAGCCGTGGTCGGAGGCGATGCGCGCGGAGATCGAGGAGCGGTTCGCGATCGACGCGGTCGACATCTACGGCCTGTCGGAGGTGATGGGGCCGGGGGTGGCGCAGGAGTGCGTGGAGACCAAGGACGGGCTCCACATCTGGGAGGACCACTTCTATCCGGAGGTCGTCGACCCGATCACCGGCGAGGTGCTGCCGGACGGCGAGGAGGGCGAGCTGGTCTTCACCTCGCTCACCAAGGAGGCCATGCCGGTGGTCCGCTACCGCACCCGGGACCTGACCCGGCTGCTGCCCGGCACCGCGCGGCCCGCGTTCCGGCGGATGGAGAAGGTGACGGGCCGCAGCGACGACATGATCATTTTGCGCGGGGTGAACCTCTTCCCCACCCAGATCGAGGAGATCGTGCTGCGGACGCCGGCGGTGGCGCCGCACTTCCAGCTGCGGCTGACCCGGGAGGGCCGCCTCGACGCGCTGACGGTGCGGGCGGAGGCCCGCGCCGGTGCGACGCCCGAGGACCGCGCGGAGGCGGCCCGGGCGATCGAGCGGGCGGTCAAGGACGGCATCGGCGTCTCGGTCGCGGTCGAGGTGGTGGACCCGGAGACGCTGGAGCGGTCGGTGGGCAAGATCAAGCGGATCGTGGACCTGCGGGAGAAGTAG
- a CDS encoding helix-turn-helix domain-containing protein, which yields MARIRLDQGEICGVAAAISVIDGKWKTMLLWLLESGPHRPGELRRKVPGISEKVLTQTLREMEADGLVHRETHDVVPPKTVYSLTETGLSLSLVLAPLSDWGHDHLDRLAAARAVAS from the coding sequence ATGGCGCGCATCCGCCTCGACCAGGGCGAGATCTGCGGCGTGGCCGCCGCGATCTCGGTGATCGACGGCAAGTGGAAGACGATGCTGCTGTGGCTGCTCGAATCGGGCCCGCACCGCCCCGGCGAACTGCGCCGGAAGGTGCCGGGGATCAGCGAGAAGGTGCTGACCCAGACCCTGCGCGAGATGGAGGCGGACGGACTCGTGCACCGCGAGACGCACGACGTCGTGCCGCCCAAGACCGTCTACTCGCTGACCGAGACCGGTCTCTCGCTCTCCCTGGTGCTGGCCCCGCTCTCCGACTGGGGCCACGATCACCTCGACCGGCTGGCCGCAGCCCGGGCCGTCGCCTCCTGA
- a CDS encoding NAD(P)-dependent oxidoreductase — translation MSVNPQSTPSAVTVLGLGPMGRALAGAFLAAGVRTTVWNRTPGREGDLTERGAVTAASAAEAIAASPLTVICMVNYDATDAVLRQDAVETALKGRTLVNLSADTPGRARDTGAWAGEHGIHYLDGAIMTPAGTIGTPQAVFLFSGPSETYGEHRAVLDGLGGTHTHLGEEVSRAAAFDIALLDIFWTSMAGFVHALALADAEGITPRELAPFAKGIAQILPPLFDEFAGDVEDGTYSGAINPLTSGVSTMAHVVHAAEDHAIDSGVMRAVEGLARRTVALGHGADGFSRIAEVLRRR, via the coding sequence ATGTCCGTCAACCCGCAGTCCACTCCGTCCGCCGTCACCGTCCTCGGGCTCGGCCCGATGGGCCGCGCGCTGGCCGGCGCGTTCCTCGCCGCCGGGGTCCGCACCACGGTGTGGAACCGCACGCCGGGGCGGGAGGGCGACCTCACCGAGCGGGGCGCCGTCACGGCGGCGAGCGCCGCCGAGGCGATCGCGGCGAGCCCGCTGACCGTGATCTGCATGGTCAACTACGACGCCACGGACGCGGTGCTGCGGCAGGACGCGGTCGAGACCGCGCTCAAGGGCCGCACGCTCGTCAACCTCTCCGCCGACACCCCGGGGCGGGCCCGGGACACGGGCGCCTGGGCCGGGGAGCACGGCATCCACTACCTCGACGGCGCCATCATGACGCCGGCCGGCACGATCGGCACGCCGCAGGCGGTGTTCCTGTTCAGCGGCCCGTCCGAGACGTACGGGGAGCACCGTGCGGTGCTCGACGGGCTGGGCGGCACCCACACCCACCTCGGCGAGGAGGTCTCCCGCGCGGCGGCCTTCGACATCGCGCTGCTCGACATCTTCTGGACGTCGATGGCCGGGTTCGTGCACGCGCTGGCGCTGGCGGACGCCGAGGGCATCACCCCGCGGGAACTGGCGCCGTTCGCGAAGGGCATCGCCCAGATCCTGCCGCCGCTCTTCGACGAGTTCGCCGGGGACGTCGAGGACGGCACCTACTCCGGGGCGATCAACCCGCTGACGTCCGGGGTGTCGACGATGGCGCACGTGGTGCACGCCGCGGAGGACCACGCCATCGACTCGGGCGTGATGCGCGCCGTGGAGGGCCTGGCCCGCCGCACCGTGGCGCTCGGCCACGGCGCGGACGGGTTCTCCCGGATCGCCGAGGTGCTGCGCCGGCGCTGA